From one Kwoniella dejecticola CBS 10117 chromosome 2, complete sequence genomic stretch:
- a CDS encoding glutaredoxin, translating to MSAEIKQLVDKTIKENKAVVFSKSYCPYCKKAKSYLGEDTSDIAILELDERDDGSAIQAYLKELNGQGTVPHVYLNQEFIGGSSDLLKLSHDQIKKKISA from the exons atgtcagctgaaatcAAGCAACTTGTCGATAAGAccatcaaggagaacaaggcTGTTGTCTTCTCCAAATCTTACTGTCCT TACTGTAAGAAAGCCAAGTCTTACCTCGGTGAAGATACCAGCGACATCGCCATTCTTGA ACTCGATGAAAGAGACGATGGAT CCGCCATCCAAGCTTACCTCAAAGAACTCAACGGACAAGGTACCGTCCCTCACGTCTACCTCAACCAGGAGTTCATCGGTGGATCGTCAGATTTGCTCAAGCTCTCtcacgatcaaatcaagaagaagatctctgCTTAG